The sequence CTGTACAATACAGTTTAACATACCTATGGTGATACCACCATACTTTATCCAGACTCCTGTCACCAACACAGTGACATATGTCACATATAACATTTGAACACTGTAACATGTGTCACAAAGGTGGGCTAGATTTGTTCTGATAACTTACTTAAGGACAACATCAGGCTTTGGTATTGGTCATTGAGTAAAGCTGTCGCCTGATCCAGAAAAACACCTTAAAACATAAATACTGCTGTCTGTTTATGAAACCGAGACTGGCAGGAGTTTAAAGACGATACAGCcattggtaacactatatatgagCCCTCACCAGCcattggtaacactatatatgagCACTCACCAGCTattggtaacactatatatgagCCCTCACCAGCcattggtaacactatatatgagCCCTCACCAGCTATTGGTTACACTATGTATGAGCCCTCACCAGCTattggtaacactatatatgagCCCTCACCAGCTattggtaacactatatatgagCCCTCATCAGCTattggtaacactatatatgagCCCTCACCAGCTattggtaacactatatatgagCCCTCACCAGCTattggtaacactatatatgagCCCTCACTAGCTATTGGTTACACTATATATGAGCCCTCACCAGCTattggtaacactatatatgagCCCTCACCAGCTattggtaacactatatatgagCCCTCACCAGCTattggtaacactatatatgagCCCTCACCAGCTATTGGTTACACAATATATGAGCCCTAACCAGCTATTGGTTACACTATATATGAGCCCTCATCAGCTattggtaacactatatatgagCCCTCATCAGATattggtaacactatatatgagCCCTCACCAGCTattggtaacactatatatgagCCCTTACCAGCTATTGGTTACACTATATATGAGCCCTCACCAGCTATTGGTTACACTATATATGAGCCCTCACCAGCTattggtaacactatatatgagCCCTCACCAGCTattggtaacactatatatgagCCCTCACCAGCTattggtaacactatatatgagCCCTCACCAGCTattggtaacactatatatgagCCCTCACCAGCTattggtaacactatatatgagCCCTCACCAGCTattggtaacactatatatgagCCCTCACCAGCTattggtaacactatatatgagCCCTCACCAGCTattggtaacactatatatgagCCCTCACCAGCTattggtaacactatatatgagCCCTCACCAGCTattggtaacactatatatgagCCCTCACCAGCTattggtaacactatatatgagCCCTCATCAGCTattggtaacactatatatgagCCCTCACCAGCTattggtaacactatatatgagCCCTCACCGTGTCATTACGATCAGCACCTGTTATCTGTACTCATGGTTTTATGTCAGGTCTCGCAACTTATTGGCGTATATATACCAGtcattaacaaaatataaaagaatgaATCCTCAATATTTTCactatctttaaaaaaattcatCATGGTCCAAAAGATTACATTTAAACAGTCACATCAGTATGagaatcttttttttaaatgctgGGTACATGTACTTCCTATTGAATCTTTATCTTTTATTCCTGTTTTGATCCTCCAGTGTGGTCTCCAAGCATGTTCTATTATTATGTAAAGTGCATTAGGCTTTCTGTGTTACTGGGGATGAGATAAGGAATAAGGCCTAATACCAAAGTATTGTAGTATCTTACTGTGATCTAAAGGCCGATTCTCCCATCTCACTGAATTTCAGAGGCTGACAATAGTTACCTGGCGTCTCATTACATCACATGTTGCTATCGGTATTATCTACATATTTATACCTGAATGCAACAGAAACACCTGACCTTTTTCTTTCTTGTATTTCCAGATCAAACATGGAGCCAGAAAGGTTAATGTATGCATTAATACAGGGCTGTATCCATCACTGAATATCCACCCAGAACAACTGATTGAACACGAACTACACATCACACAAATGCAAGGAATTGAAACATACATTGAAGTAATGCCTGTTGCCACGACGATGTTGAATATCAACCTTTCTTTAGTCACTAACATGGATTACAGTGTAAACCAAAGTGTAGCTTTGGACCTACCACCCGAGGAAGTGCCGTACCCAAACAGCATAGATCCCATCAACATTGAACGTTTCATGAACGGAATTATGGCAATTATAATCATAGCACTCGGCCTTGTGGGTAACACTCTGACAGTGATCGTTCTCACCCGTCGGACGATGCGTTCCTCCACAAACTGCTACCTCACAGCTCTAGCCATCTGGGATGGATTTGTGTTACTGGGGACATTAATTCTGATCACCATTCCACAGCTGTCTGAGTCGTTTCGACATCACGCCTTTGCCTATGTGGCTGTATATATCTATCCATTTGCTTTAGTGGCCCAGACTGCCACACTGTGGCTGACCGTGTCCTTTACAGTAGAACGATACATCGCTGTCTGTCACCCCCTCAAGGCAGTCCAAATGTGTACGATTGCTCGGGCAAGAATGGTGATCGTTTTTGTGTCCATCACCTCATTCTTATTCAACCTGAATCGGTGGTTCGACTATCGCATTGATTACGACAAGGATAACACCACCAACGCCACGATAATCATCCATAACAGTACCGAGTTTGGTGGCAACAAGATCTACCATAGAGTGTACTTTTTAGGGCTTTACTTGTTTGTGATGTTCTTTATTCCACTGCTAGCCCTCGCCATCATCAACACGTTCCTCGTCTTGGCTGTGAAACAATCAAAAAAGCAACGCATTGATATGAATGTGCGCCAACATCGTGAGAACAATGTCACTATAATGTTGGTTTCTGTTGTGATTGTGTTCATAATCTGCCAAGTTCCTGCTCTTATTTACAACGTGGCATACGCCGTAGACATGGAAAGTGTTCAAACCTTACTAGGCTGGAAAATACTATCAACTTTCAGGAATTTTATGGTAACTTTTAATAGTGCTATTAATTTTATCTTGTATTGTGCATTTGGGCAGAAGTTTCGTCGAACATTTATGAAGACGTTTTGTCAAAGATGCCTTAGGAGCGAGGACTTTAACGCGTTCACCTACCCACAATCCACAGTGCTTGCCTCTATGAGTCTGGGTAACAGTAAATATCGTGTGTTGAGAGGTAAAAAGAACCCTCCTCTCGAAATGACCGATCTTACTAACACAACCCATACcattttattgtcaaaatattCTCCTCAAGCCTCCAAAACTACCACACCCATTcacaaaatcaaatatgaaaacGGAAAGTTTAACAATGCTGTGACCAAGAGAAATGGTGAAATACATAAGGATGGTTACACCAGTGAAATCGAGGATGAACAGGAAGTGTGTGACATTCTCAAAACGCCATTTTCTAGTGGAAATCCGTCACCCGTGTTGTAGTTATTGACTTCTGagaaattatgtatattttcacCATCATCTAAATCGCTTGAAATCCAAGATTCAGTGAAGATCTGATGAAACAGAAAAATTCTACATTTTTGggatttatacaaattaaaaacatatatctgTTAGATTCATGTGGAAGCAGTGTAGAGGAAGCATTGATTGCTGATCATGAgactgatttatttatttaatttgatttcttattatcacaaaaacaaatgtctCCAACAAAATTGACATGCCTGCTGTCGGTGTCTTCTCCAGCTTTTTTCATCTTACCACTATGGCTTGTTTCCTTGATTGAAGgctatttcaaattaaattctCTAATCAGCTGATGAAGAAATAATTGTGTTCTCTATATTAGAATATAATTACCTGGTATAATATATATCCTCAACTGATTCAGGGAGTCATGTCCCTGACTTTTACATCTCAAAAATCTTCAATAGTCATACAACAATTTTCATCTATCACATTTATCGTCAAAAGCaaccaaataaaataatagataTGAAATCTCCAAAACCTTAACCACCTAAACATCATAAAGGACGTCTCTGAAATGATAAATCAactaaaaaaatcacaaaaccTTTCTATAGATTTCACAACACTTCTCAACAGCAAATCCACAAACCATACATTTGACATCAGATCCACAGACcatacatttcacagtactgcTTGACAGCAGATCCACAGACCATACATTTCATAGTACTACTTGACAGCAAATCCACAAACCATACATTTGACAGCAGATCCACAGACAATTCATTTCACAGTACTGCTTGACAGCAGATCAACAGACCATAAACTTCACAGTACTACTTGATACAGAACCACATACcatacatttcacagtactacTCGACAGCAGATCCACAGACcatacatttcacagtactacTTGACAGCAAATCCACAAACCATACATTTGACAGCAGATCCACAGACAATTCATTTCACAGTACTGCTTGACAGCAGATCAACAGACCATAAACTTCACAGTACAACTTGACAGGACGTCCACAGACCATACATTTCACAGTACAACTTGACAGCAGATCCACAGACcatacatttcacagtactacTCGACAGCAGATCCACAGACcatacatttcacagtactacTTGACatcagatccacagacaatACATTTCACTGTACAACTTGACAGGACATCCACAGACCATACATTTCACAGTACAACTTGACATCAGATCCACAGTCCATACAATGTAACTGCATAAGAGCAGGGTTCTTCAGAGGCAGCGGCAGCCAAGTGCTCTGAGTGTTTCATCATATCCCCACGgactagccctccacctttgtATAGTGAGTTTGAAACCAATGTTGAGGAGAGGTGGGAGTTAATTGTAAGATTTTAAGTGCAGGTcaatggtttttctctgggtattcTGGcattccttaaatgaccctggcttaTTAATTAGGGcgtaaaacaaaccaaaaaaaacaaagaatgtTTCAGGTATAGAATCAGCAGTAGGAAAATcaaattcttttaaaaataatttgatttctcACAGTGCTGTAAGCTTCACTCACTAGTCATTTAAATTCTGttctaaaataatgaaaagaGATAAATATATCGACGAGAGCTTGAGTAAATTATCATGTAGCTGAATGCTGTAATTTCCTTGAAGATGGAAACCTAAGTGCCGACAGAAATGAGCATCAAGGAGGAATTACACAGAAACAACCACATTTATCACATCCCTTAATCATGATACAAATCACGCTAACGAGCCTAATTACACATTTAACAAGCAAATTAATGCAAAATGACAAGTTTAAGTTTGCACTAAAGAACTAAGATAAGAGTTGATGAAAATAGAAAATCTTCAATATCCCCAGGGTTTGAACTCTATAGCAGTACAGGATGTATATAGAATATAAAGCCACCTAAATGTTAACTtactcacccctgaagacacctATAAACTCTTCTGAGTCAAAGATTGGAAtagttcattttgaaaattcatGGATAAATGAGCTAATTAATGGACACCAACCCACATTCAGCTAATAAAATCTCCAAACAAAGTGCCGGACATATTAGTTTTACTCTGTTCCTTCTTTTTTACTGTTATATTTATGATTGTTTGTTCGTAATTTCACCATACTCTGTTTGCATATAAACATAATCTGCTGATGGTGGTTTAGCTGCG is a genomic window of Argopecten irradians isolate NY chromosome 10, Ai_NY, whole genome shotgun sequence containing:
- the LOC138333457 gene encoding FMRFamide receptor-like, with the protein product MQGIETYIEVMPVATTMLNINLSLVTNMDYSVNQSVALDLPPEEVPYPNSIDPINIERFMNGIMAIIIIALGLVGNTLTVIVLTRRTMRSSTNCYLTALAIWDGFVLLGTLILITIPQLSESFRHHAFAYVAVYIYPFALVAQTATLWLTVSFTVERYIAVCHPLKAVQMCTIARARMVIVFVSITSFLFNLNRWFDYRIDYDKDNTTNATIIIHNSTEFGGNKIYHRVYFLGLYLFVMFFIPLLALAIINTFLVLAVKQSKKQRIDMNVRQHRENNVTIMLVSVVIVFIICQVPALIYNVAYAVDMESVQTLLGWKILSTFRNFMVTFNSAINFILYCAFGQKFRRTFMKTFCQRCLRSEDFNAFTYPQSTVLASMSLGNSKYRVLRGKKNPPLEMTDLTNTTHTILLSKYSPQASKTTTPIHKIKYENGKFNNAVTKRNGEIHKDGYTSEIEDEQEVCDILKTPFSSGNPSPVL